AGTGCCACAAACCGCGGGTCATTACCTGCACAACGGAGAATGGGATTTTCGTCCATGACTGAAACAAGATCGAAGATCGACACGACAACCATCGTGGTGCGAAACCCCGCCGATGGGTCGGTGGTCGGCCAAGTGGCGGTTCATTCGGCCGAATCCGTGGCGGCGATGGCCCGCGAGTTGCGGCTGTTTCAACCCGACTGGGACGCCGCCGGCCCAAGGGGTCGAAAGCTTTGGCTGCTGAAGTTTCAGGACTGGATGCTCGACAACGCCGAGCACATCGCCGATGTGCTGCAGTCGGAGACGGGCAAGACCCGAGCTGACGCCAGCATGGAGGTGCCGGCGTCGGCCGACATGATCAACTACTGGGCGAACAACGCCGAGAAATTCCTCGCCGACGATCACCCCAAGCCGCACAGCCCGTTGTCCGCGGTCAAAAGGCTGACCACGGTATACCGGCCGTACCCGGTGGTCGGTGTGATCACGCCGTGGAACGGTCCGTTCGTCGTGCCGAGCATGGATGTGATTCCGGCGCTGGCGGCCGGCGCAGCCGTGTTGTTGAAGCCGTCAGAAGTCACCCCGCTGAGCGCGATGGAGTTCGTGCGCGGGTGGGCCGAGATCGGCGCCCCGCCCGTGCTCGCGTTGGCGACCGGCTACGGCGAGACCGGTGCCGCTGTGATCAACAACGCGGACTTCGTCCAATTCACTGGGTCTACGGCGACAGGACGCAAGGTCGCCGTCCAGTGTGCGCAGCGGCTGATCCCGTACAGCCTGGAGCTCGGCGGCAAGGATCCGGCGATCGTGCTCGCCGACGCCGACCTGGACCGGGCTGCCAACGGCATCACCTGGGGCGGGCTTCTGAATTCCGGGCAGATATGCGTGTCGGTGGAGCGGGTCTATGTCGAGGAACCCGTTTACGACGAGTTCGTCGACAAGCTCACCAAGAACGTCCAGCAGTTGAGGCAAGGTCAAGACGACCGCGGATACAAGTTCGACATCGGTGCGTTGGCCACCGCCACGCAACGCGACATCGTGCAGCGCCATGTCGACGAAGCGGTCGCCAAGGGTGCCACGGTGCTCACCGGCGGAAAGCCAACCGGCACCGGCACGTTCTTCGAGCCGACCGTGCTCACCGACGTCGACCACTCCATGTCGTGCATGACCGAAGAGACCTTCGGCCCGACGCTGCCGGTGGTGAAGGTCGCCGACGAAGCCGAGGCGATCCGGCTGGCCAACGACTCCCACTACGGGCTGTCGGCCACGGTGTGGACCAGGGATCGCGAACGGGCGCAGCGGATTGCGCGTCAACTCGACGTTGGTGCAGTGAACATCAACGACGCGGCTGCCAACGCCTTTGCCCTGGCGCTGCCGATGGGCGGGTGGAAGCACTCGGGTGTCGGCAGCCGGCTCGGCGGCGCCAGCGGCATCCGCAAGTACTGCCGCGAGCAGGCGATCACCGCACCGCGGATTCCGACGCAGTCCAAGGAGCTGCTGTGGTATCCGGTGTCGCGTCGCCGGGTCAAGCTGGCTACGGGGGTGATGCGCGCGGCCGCGGGTCGGGGTGTTCGCCGATTCGGGATCACGCCACGCGGGAGGCGCGAGCGATGAAGTGCCAGGCCGCAGTGCTGCGCGGAGTCGGTCACGACTGGGAGATCTGCGACATCGATCTCGACCCGCCTCGTCACGGCGAGGTTTTG
This Mycobacterium xenopi DNA region includes the following protein-coding sequences:
- a CDS encoding aldehyde dehydrogenase family protein, translated to MTETRSKIDTTTIVVRNPADGSVVGQVAVHSAESVAAMARELRLFQPDWDAAGPRGRKLWLLKFQDWMLDNAEHIADVLQSETGKTRADASMEVPASADMINYWANNAEKFLADDHPKPHSPLSAVKRLTTVYRPYPVVGVITPWNGPFVVPSMDVIPALAAGAAVLLKPSEVTPLSAMEFVRGWAEIGAPPVLALATGYGETGAAVINNADFVQFTGSTATGRKVAVQCAQRLIPYSLELGGKDPAIVLADADLDRAANGITWGGLLNSGQICVSVERVYVEEPVYDEFVDKLTKNVQQLRQGQDDRGYKFDIGALATATQRDIVQRHVDEAVAKGATVLTGGKPTGTGTFFEPTVLTDVDHSMSCMTEETFGPTLPVVKVADEAEAIRLANDSHYGLSATVWTRDRERAQRIARQLDVGAVNINDAAANAFALALPMGGWKHSGVGSRLGGASGIRKYCREQAITAPRIPTQSKELLWYPVSRRRVKLATGVMRAAAGRGVRRFGITPRGRRER